The Platichthys flesus chromosome 5, fPlaFle2.1, whole genome shotgun sequence genome contains the following window.
TAAAGAAGCATATTACGACAGTCTCCCTCTGGCTACAGATGAAGCCCTGGTTTGTGATTCATGCTGAGAGATTAGAACAGCCATTcatgtttcctgttgtgtttaaCAGGACCGGTCAGATTACTGGTTCAATGTTCAGCAGGTTACACAGCAGGAGAAGGGTTATCATTTACTTTAAAAGGTCAGTGAATGGGAACAGGTTGAAGATCCAAATCACCCTGGTGTAAAGTCGCAGAGAGAAGAGTCAGGGACTTACTCTTCATTGCAGCGCTGGGGATCTTCTCTGTGTACTGAACAGGCCCCTGGTGGACGGTCGGCTTCCCGATGTCCCCGTCccccagctcctgctccagctcctgccacgctgcacacaaacaaaaaaacataaactgagTTTCTTTACATGCAtcaagtctttatttttttttaaataataccaCTAAACTAGAAGAGGACTAGAATACAAACCACCACTAAGGCAACAGTCCTCTTATGGAAATTCACTAGGTCCAGATTTTTCAACCAAATTCCAAACACTAataatatcagtcccctaaacatgtcaaattttttcattaagatccatgaattattctctaagaAATCTGCCCATaacaattagaaaataaattccTGTATCCGCCACCTGATCCTGATCTGCACCAGAATGTAATGGATTCTTCCGTAacacacaccacatccttcTGTCCAGgagttcttgtttttttgtataatCTTGTTTGCAAACAAaaggacaggggtgaaaacatgaccttcTTGGAGAAGCTAATAATTGTGATTTAATGTATGGGATTTcggaaagtgaaaaaaaaagtcactttATCCACCATTGGttcagatccacaccaaaattgtATGGGCTCTTCCTTCTGTCATGCCCCACCCATCCACAGAATTTCATGGAAAGTGTTTTTTGTGGAAGGCTAAGAAGGTCATGTTgtcgtctgtttgtttgttggttgtttaTCAGCAGGTTATCGCAAAAGCTACTGAATGGTTTTCCactaaacttggtggagggatgaaaCACGGGCctagaaagaacccattacattctGGCACGGATCGGTCTGTGATTTTAACCTTTTtccccagggaataattcatggatcatgatCAAAagaatctggcatatttagaggactgcTATCTATGAGTTTATGAagtttgctgcagcttgattggaggtaatgggactgttgggccataGTGGAGTTGTGCACAGTTGTTTGCCTATTTTCCTCCATTTCAAACATCCCTACAGAGCACACTCCACTTTCAGGAGATTATGACTATAAAGTAGATTTGCAAACTCTAATGCAGAGCAGCACACTTAGAACTAAGCTGGACTGTTATATGTGTTTATCAGCTTCAGCCCCTGAAATGCACATAGTTTGTGCAGCctgtataaacacaaggaagtCAAATATACAGAAAAGATGACAGAAGCCGGTTGTGCGTGTGCATGAGGGAGTGTGAACAACTATGTAATCATGCCTAGAGGCGACATtagttgttgtatttttttcaggcCCATCAGGTTTTCTGCCTTGAAACGAGTCGACCGGCTGTGACAGAGGTTTTTCTTTAGGTGTGAGCggtggagaaaaggaaaaaagctcTTTCCCTCACATGAACTTTGGCGTCACAAAAGGACATCACACAACTGACAGCGCTCAAGCAGTAACACAGATAGATGTCTGGTTCAGGCCAAGTCATTCATTTCCACCAGGGCATGAGAGTAATGCCCAGTACTGAGGCATGCTGGGTAAACTTCAAGACAGGGTGAATAGGGCACAGTGATGGTTTAGCTGACGGTCCCATCAGGGCGGCTTCTATTGAACATGCGTTTGTGCGTTCAACGTGCACTGGAACAACTGCTGGACCAACTTAAACAATGACTTCAATTGGTAACACACCAATGAATTAAGTTTGTTCAACTCAAACTTAACAAGTTCAATTATTACAAGGGGGGCTGTCACAAGGTAAATCGGTAAGCTACCCCCCTTccaaataaatcatttatttcataGGATAAAGCTACTTTAAGAGAAggataaagtataaaaaatatGTCAGGTTATTCCACCGCTAACACTCAATTCATCCATATCAGTGACTCCCACAAGTTAAGACATGCAGAGTGATCTGTGGTACTGAAGGacctgattggtcagtgggcTGAGATTTCATTCTGCTTGATCTCTTATCTCCAACTCAACCTGCTCAGGAACAGGTTAGCCATTCAGCACTAGTTACCACGGTGACGAGCTTCACAGGACTGAACAACCCTGAAAACCTGATTTGTGTCAGAGGCCAAATAAATGACAGCCatctttaacctttgacctttaaaaaCCTCAATCTAATCAAGTCATATTTGAGTCCAAACAAACCTTTGGCCAAAGTTTGAAGAATCAATCAAGAATGTTCCCTGACAGAAGTCCTGAGCCATTTCATTAGTGGGTGTGGAAAGAAATGACAGAGCGACAGATAACCTGAAATACAAAACGCCTCCAGCGACTCGTATGTCCTGAAATACTGCTGAGCATTGTGAAGACGACTACGACTGCTAGTTGTTCTCACCATCAATGAATCTGTTGATTTATAACTTAATAACTTTCTTATTTGGTCCGACTAACCCTCCAAACTTCTGTTAGTTCAGGTCAAGCAGCTGTAACGATTAATCTGATATAACAAACTGTTGCTGATTCTTTTTCTCTCAATCGACTTCTCACCTCTGACTTAAAACCACGGTCGGTTAAATGTTGGGTTATAAAATGGTTTCAATTTGTGAGACTGCAGAAAATCTACTATAACAAGTAACACAACCTCCGATCTTGTAACCTTGTAACCTTGAGTCAAACACCTCCAGTCTCTTCTGGCGTCATGATCTACAACCCCCCATCAGATGATCCCAGTGACCCTCACCTTCATACACGAATCTGACGTTCTCCTCGTGTTCTGGAGTGAATCCCTCTGCCGGGCAGCTGGCCTTCTGCGTGGCTGCGCCGTGGTAGCGCTTCCCATTGAGGCGGTTGAACACGATCTTCGGGGGTGGCGAGCTGAAGAGACGAGAGGGGGGTTAATCACAGGGCGTCAGCTTAGAGGggttcagacaaaacaaacacaaaaacccatGTGGAAAATCCCAATATGAATAAGAAGGTTAACTTCAGGTGACTTCCACGTTCCTAGACTGGCAGGTGGATTATTGAGCTGTAGTGATGCTCACAGCCTCGGGTGGAGCCTTGAAGCAGGAATATTCACAACTCTGTGTCCTTTTTGGCTTCGATTAGTGTTTTTGTGGTGTCTAGACGCTTCTTTGATAATCAAAGAATGCCTTTCAACTACTGCCAGGAAAAAAGTCACACAATGTGCTGCTGGGGTAAAACCACATGACTTtggtggagaggagaaagagggagaactGTAGCCTTCAttaagttatgttttcatttgttagtTTAGCACGAccatgagtcagggaagaacccctTATATTGAGAGgttcagatctggatcaggaggatttcttaaacattgcgagatagttttacattttcattgatttctcagaataattGATGAATCAGACTAACAGTTTGTAGGGACTGATATATATGCTTTGTATTTTCATCACACCACTCTCAGTGTCAGCATCAAGGGCTCAGTGTCTTGCCGAGGACACTGTGTCATACGTAGTGAAGGCATCGAACCACTGACCCTAGTgcttagtggacgacccgctttTTCTTCTGAGCCCCACCTGCCAGCATCTGGTGCAAATCCACATAAAAATCCAGATGTGGcgaatttaaatgtgctttcataTGGAGACTATTGGGCCTTATTATTGACTATTGACACAGAGATGTACTCTAGTGTCATTCTAGTTCAAAATGCAAGACATCTTGTCGTTGCAATGCACTGTGGTTAAATGAGACCTGTTGTTTGTGCATTAATAACTTTTGGTCTTTGCGTAAAAATGTCACCTTTTATAAATTACATTCAATTACCATATAAAATCACACTACGATACGTTACTAATATTTGAGCCACACTTTCTGCATTAGGGAAGGTTTTAATAGACTGAAGTGACTTTAAACAGGTGAACAATTAAACAGCTGCTGAATTGATCAtagcacgcacacacgcacgcacagttTGTCGAGGGTCGGATGTATGTCCGATAATGGAAGCAGCGAGATCACCCGGGTCACAGCGAGGTGATACACTATCGCTCTGAGGGCGCACGTGAGGAGTAATATTTAGGGCCCACGTTGCTGAAACAcatggacacgcacacacaagcccacattacacaaacacggacacacactacTTACTTGGACGTGAGCCAGGTCGTCGGCCTGAGCTTCAAGTCGCTGAACTTGCTCTCGATCTGCTGTGTTGGACCTGACAGACAAAACCCGGAGGGAAATTATCCACGTGCTCGGTTTGTTATGAAGCTGACGTGACGTTACATCATGCCGACACACTCAGTCActcacacgtgcacgcacacactcactcgcacatgcagacacacacactcactcactcgcacgcacgcatacacacgcacactcacctGTCCTCCGCTGTGTAGCAAGTTTGCTGGGACCTCTGGTGATTGTGTACATCATGTGTCGtaacctgcagcagctccagtgtgtgtgtgtgtgtgtgtaggggggtgtctgtgtgcgcgtgcgtgtgtgtgtaagaacTCCGcagcctcctctgtcctccacctgacGCAGCCACCACCGACCGGACCGACCCGTGTTCCCCGGCCCCGCTGCTCCCCTCTCGGGCCTGACGCCTGCAGCAGAGTCGCTGTGTGGAACCCGCCgccctgctgctcctcaccaGCAGGTGTTGAGCCGTGAGGACGCCCGGGCTGGTGTGTAGGTCACCCAAGGAGAAAGCGGCTGCACATGCCCGGGATCAGCGGGAAGTTGTCCCGGAGAGGAGGAGCGTAACCTGTGGTTCCTGAAGCCCGGGGACAGTGACACTCCGGCTCGGACACTCTGCCGTCGCTGCTCCGCTGCTCCGCTGCTGCTCCGGGACTCGGTGCGACTCCTCTGCTCCCTGACAAGGACACTGCACACTTTAGATAATTCATCAGAACGGAAACACACCATCCTTCACCAGCGTCAAGCCACTCGGACTCAACAGCACACACGTCCG
Protein-coding sequences here:
- the mcrip2 gene encoding MAPK regulated corepressor interacting protein 2, whose product is MMYTITRGPSKLATQRRTGPTQQIESKFSDLKLRPTTWLTSNSPPPKIVFNRLNGKRYHGAATQKASCPAEGFTPEHEENVRFVYEAWQELEQELGDGDIGKPTVHQGPVQYTEKIPSAAMKNFVPIDLEEWWAQRFLANIANLS